From a region of the Stenotrophomonas sp. BIO128-Bstrain genome:
- a CDS encoding LysR family transcriptional regulator → MRGAEFAELKAFVAVVDRSSFAKAADHLGLSRSALSQTIRQLESRLGVRLLNRTTRSVSPTEPGRRLHERMAPMLREMNAAVAEAVDTRTHASGTLRINTLSMAAKRLIAPRLGRFARAHPDVVLDIVIDDTLSDIAGEGFDAGIRVGNRLQKDMVAVRMTPDVELLAVASPEYLARYGEPRTPADLSRHACINWRFPGSGRIAGWEFSKKGKTVEFFGEGSVISNHQDIIVPAALQGLGILYAYNDDDIAEALRDGRLRRVLADWSPTVPGLYLYYSSRRHMLPGLRAFIDCMLDRDLGSEASIPSAHE, encoded by the coding sequence ATGCGCGGCGCTGAATTCGCAGAACTGAAGGCGTTCGTCGCCGTCGTGGACAGGTCCAGCTTCGCCAAAGCCGCGGATCACCTGGGGTTGTCGCGGTCAGCCCTCAGCCAGACCATTCGCCAGCTGGAGTCGCGGCTGGGCGTGCGCTTGTTGAACCGGACGACACGCAGTGTTTCTCCGACCGAGCCGGGGCGGCGGCTGCACGAACGCATGGCGCCGATGCTGCGTGAAATGAACGCGGCCGTGGCGGAGGCGGTCGACACACGCACGCACGCCTCGGGCACGCTGCGCATCAACACGCTCAGCATGGCCGCCAAGCGACTGATCGCGCCACGCCTGGGGCGTTTTGCACGTGCCCATCCCGATGTGGTGCTGGATATCGTGATCGATGACACCTTGAGCGACATTGCCGGGGAGGGCTTCGATGCCGGCATCCGCGTGGGCAATCGCCTGCAGAAGGATATGGTGGCGGTCCGGATGACGCCGGATGTCGAACTGCTGGCCGTCGCATCGCCGGAGTACCTTGCCCGCTACGGTGAACCGAGAACGCCTGCGGATCTAAGTCGTCATGCCTGCATCAATTGGCGCTTCCCCGGCAGCGGCAGGATCGCGGGCTGGGAATTCAGTAAAAAGGGCAAAACGGTTGAGTTTTTTGGCGAAGGCAGCGTGATTTCCAACCACCAGGACATCATCGTGCCGGCGGCGTTGCAAGGGCTCGGCATCCTGTATGCCTACAACGACGATGACATCGCCGAGGCACTGCGCGATGGCCGACTGCGGCGCGTGCTGGCGGACTGGTCGCCGACGGTGCCCGGTCTTTATCTGTACTACTCGAGCCGACGGCACATGCTGCCGGGGTTGCGGGCCTTCATCGACTGCATGCTGGATCGTGATCTGGGCAGTGAGGCATCTATACCCTCCGCGCATGAGTGA
- a CDS encoding nuclear transport factor 2 family protein, with amino-acid sequence MQTLDLPEPIAAYFTADQHDGRAVARCFTPDGRVLDEKKIHTGTAQIEAWKDASSAKYTYVVQPRKVETLDRTCIVTSEVAGNFPGSPVQLRYAFTLERDKIASLEIAP; translated from the coding sequence ATGCAAACGCTCGACCTTCCCGAACCGATCGCCGCCTATTTCACTGCGGACCAGCACGATGGCCGCGCGGTTGCCCGCTGCTTCACGCCAGACGGACGCGTGCTGGATGAAAAGAAGATCCATACAGGCACAGCCCAGATCGAGGCATGGAAAGACGCTTCGTCTGCCAAGTACACCTATGTCGTGCAGCCTCGCAAGGTGGAGACACTGGATCGCACCTGCATCGTGACCAGCGAAGTGGCCGGCAATTTCCCCGGCAGCCCTGTCCAGCTGCGTTATGCCTTCACCCTGGAACGCGACAAGATCGCCTCGCTGGAGATCGCGCCATGA
- a CDS encoding SDR family oxidoreductase: protein MTFDLQLAGKRVLVTGGARGLGAAVVDLMSRLGARVAASALSVPKRPVDGVRYVAADLATAEGVRQASEVTMHHLGGLDILINVVGGSSAPAGGFARLDDAEWAKALDLNLMTAVRMDRTWLPGMIAQGSGVILHVTSIQRVLPLHDATIAYAAAKAALSTYSKALSKEVTPKGVRVVRVSPGWIETEAAIAFVERIASNAGTDYAGAKQQVMQALGGIPLRRPAQPAEVADLIAFLVSPRAASISGVEYTIDGGTVPTV, encoded by the coding sequence ATGACGTTCGATCTTCAATTGGCAGGCAAGCGCGTCCTGGTGACGGGTGGTGCCCGCGGTCTGGGGGCTGCGGTCGTGGATCTGATGTCCAGGCTGGGTGCGCGTGTCGCGGCGTCGGCGCTGTCGGTGCCGAAGCGCCCTGTCGATGGCGTGCGCTATGTGGCGGCGGATCTCGCCACCGCCGAAGGCGTACGCCAGGCATCGGAGGTCACCATGCATCATCTCGGCGGCCTGGACATCCTGATCAACGTGGTGGGCGGCTCCTCGGCGCCGGCCGGGGGATTCGCACGGCTGGACGATGCGGAATGGGCGAAGGCGCTGGATCTGAACCTGATGACGGCGGTACGGATGGATCGCACCTGGTTGCCTGGGATGATCGCGCAGGGCTCGGGGGTGATCCTGCACGTGACGTCGATCCAGCGAGTACTCCCGCTGCATGACGCCACGATTGCCTATGCCGCTGCGAAGGCAGCGTTGTCCACCTACAGCAAAGCGCTCTCCAAGGAAGTCACGCCCAAGGGGGTGCGTGTGGTCCGCGTGTCGCCGGGCTGGATCGAAACAGAGGCTGCGATCGCATTCGTCGAGCGGATTGCGTCCAATGCGGGCACAGACTATGCGGGTGCCAAGCAGCAGGTCATGCAGGCGCTGGGAGGCATTCCGCTTAGGCGCCCTGCCCAGCCGGCCGAGGTCGCCGATCTGATTGCATTCCTGGTCTCCCCGCGGGCGGCCTCCATCTCCGGTGTGGAGTACACCATCGATGGCGGTACTGTGCCGACGGTCTAG
- a CDS encoding glycoside hydrolase family 94 protein produces the protein MPHLRRLFGRWLRLRRLVRWRWRERQASAPAIEATEGPLRAALYSVEQMEVYGRALARQHRVRMRPGAERLLDRLQANERVLEDANTLLSSVVREQRPVTPAGEWLLDNYYLIEEQIQTARRHLPRGYSRQLPSLVAGPSAGLPRVYELSMQAIAHGDGRIDADTLGRFIASYQSLAPLSLGELWAVPIMLRLALLENLRRMAARVMRDGTDRSLAAQWAENLNRAASDTPTEVVLVVADMARSEPPLTGAFIAELTRSLQGRGGAWAMPVAWLEQWAAAAGQRIDELVAAEGQQQAADQVSIGNSIGSLRFLSTMDWRTFVEEMSVVEQRLREDPMGVYAQMDFGTRDAYRHVVEKIARGSRVAEERVATIALDLARAAAPVEGPRTHVGYWLVGEGLPATVDAVAQAAPRHRKARQLAHRVPLALYLLPIILLAVLATGGLLATGVGSAPVWLAALLGLLVFSELGIVLVNWTATVLVTPRPLPKLDFSEGIPAACATVVAVPSMLSSIDGIDVLVEALEVRFQANRDPQLRFVLLTDFLDAAEAEMPTDHTLVAHAVERIEELNARYASERGDRFYLLHRPRQWNPGEGVWMGHERKRGKLAALNALLRHGDAAAFMRIVGDAAALIGVRYVITLDSDTQLPRDAARAFVATLAHPLNRPRFDPTLQRVVEGYGILQPSVGTSLGTRRTSRFARMFGSEPGIDPYTRMVSDVYQDLFDEGSFVGKGIYDVEAFEHALEGRLPENRILSHDLLEGCYARAGLVSDVRLYEDYPERYVADAKRRARWIRGDWQLLPWLLPWTPRPGSAWERNRLSLLSRGKLLDNLRRSLVPAAALALLVAGWLYAENPAAWTAWVLALWFAPPLIGMLRDALSVPDDTSLEAHYIMVGRGTLQSLLRASTQIACLPYEALLAGGAILRTLWRMAVTRRHLLQWNPSSEVERRLGGDRGAEWRVMAPGSLLALLLVGLVASVHPQALPVALPLLLAWTFAPALMAWLGRPPAASVAELSVTQRAFLGRLARRTWSFFQAWVREQDHWLPPDNIQEHPSLVVARRTSPTNIGLSLLANLSAWDFGWLQQDAVAERTALTFDTLDKLPRHRGHFLNWYDTETLAPLPPRYVSTVDSGNLAGHLLTLRQGLLALVDAPVLAPHTFDGLADTLGVLEEERQRHRPDDAHVGQALNHLRQRLASTRTDRPRGTAPLLARLQELAGLADAVLAQWPAPASPEQGELHWPALFAAECHAARASLAGIPSDANAADETPVPSLRQLAELPGTVGAEARARIEQLQALAHRAGQFSLMEYGFLFYRTRNLLSIGYNVDDHRLDNSFYDLLASEARLCAFVAIAQGQLAQESWFALGRMLTEVNGTPTLLSWSGSMFEYLMPQLVMPSYPDTLLDQTARHAVEAQIVYGRTLNLPWGVSESGYNAVDARLNYQYRAFGVPGLGLKRGLGQDRVIAPYASMMALMVAPEAACQNLQAMEELGFSGRFGMYEAVDYTPARVPPGQDHVLLRSFMAHHQGMGLLSLDYLLRDQPMQRRFVADVEFQATLLLLQERIPRIGVFHPHEVEALGEHSAMAERETALRVLRDPGGPRPEVQLLSNGRYHGMLTHAGGGYSRHGDLSLTRWREDGTTDAWGSFCYLRDVDSGEFWSAAYQPTCVPVDNYEAIFSDAKAEFRGARRGCESHLQVAISAEDDIELRRLRLTNRSRRQRTVEITTYAEVVLAPAASDDAHPAFSNLFVQSEILAAKQALLCTRRPRSHDEVPPWMFHLVAVHDAEVVSISYETDRARFLGRGNTPRTPQALTIDTDLSGTDGSVLDPIVAIRVRVVLEPEQTVQLDMVYGIGADRAGCEALVDKYRDRRLADRVFDLAWTHSQVVRRQINASQAEASLYERLASHVLYSNALLRAGAGVLQQNQRGQSGLWGHAISGDLPIVLLKVTDAENVELVRQLVQAHAYWRQKGLNTDLVIWNDSKAGYRQELQDQILGMVAASSETGLLDRPGGIFVRPVQNMSHEDRVLLQAVARVVISDEDGTLVAQVGRQPLPVRRIPALVPQVEQQELTLSMDATPGLPVVADLGPEPGMPPGAGHDEELDDPWPFLPYRGTGRFDNGTGSFSEDGREYVVVVREGAPTPAPWANVIANARLGTVVSESAPGYTWFENAHEFRLTPWLNDPVSDTGGEAFYVRDEVTGRVWSPMPLPCRGTGAYRTRHGFGYTVYEHIEDGIVSELWVFVDVTAPLKFSVLRLHNLSGRTRRLSAIGYVEWVMGDLRPKSRMHVLTERDPQSGALLARNTYNTDFGGRMAFFDTDAEGCGWTCDRLEFIGRNGGLHAPAALRRERLDGRIGAGLDPCAAIQVPLELAPGDRSETTFRLGAGRDREETLALARSRQGNHEAIDALDAVRIHWRNVLATVQVRTPDPALDALANGWLVYQTLGCRYLARSGYYQSGGAFGFRDQLQDALALIHTRPDLTREHLLLCAAHQFAEGDVMHWWHPPQGRGVRTRCSDDYLWLPQGACRYLEVTGDASVLDEVVGFIEGRAVTPEEEGYYDMPTPSVQRGTLYAHCIVALERGCRLLGERGLPLMGTGDWNDGMNRVGDQQRGESVWLGFFLHDTLRRFIVLANARGDDARAQWCQEQADRLRQNLEHHAWDGAWYRRAWFDNGATLGSSQNDECRIDSISQSWSVLSGVAAPERASQALDSLYTHLVRKDAKLIQLLDPPFDQTPEDPGYIRGYVPGVRENGGQYTHAAVWAAMAFAQQGDAVRAWELAGMINPLNHTLDPAAVQTYRVEPYVLAADVYAVSPHVGRGGWTWYTGSAGWMYRLLVESLLGIRREGDRLSLAPCLPDHWPSFELSYRFGRSLYEFEVTRTAQGEPTLHVDGVLQPDLTVLLRDDGHYYRVVLDLGAPPG, from the coding sequence ATGCCCCACCTTCGTCGTCTTTTTGGCCGTTGGCTGCGTCTGCGTCGTCTTGTCCGTTGGCGCTGGCGTGAGCGCCAGGCCTCGGCGCCGGCCATCGAGGCCACCGAGGGGCCCCTGCGCGCCGCGCTGTACAGCGTTGAACAGATGGAGGTGTACGGCCGCGCCCTCGCGCGCCAGCACCGGGTGCGGATGCGGCCCGGCGCAGAGCGCCTGCTCGATCGCCTGCAGGCCAACGAGCGTGTCCTGGAAGACGCCAACACGCTGCTCAGCAGCGTGGTGCGTGAACAGCGGCCGGTCACCCCCGCCGGGGAATGGCTGCTCGACAACTACTACCTGATCGAAGAACAGATCCAGACCGCGCGACGCCATCTGCCGCGCGGCTACAGCCGTCAGTTGCCTTCACTTGTCGCCGGCCCCTCGGCCGGCCTGCCGCGTGTGTATGAACTGTCGATGCAGGCCATCGCACACGGTGACGGTCGCATTGATGCCGATACCCTGGGCCGTTTCATCGCCTCCTACCAGTCGCTTGCTCCCCTGAGCCTGGGCGAACTGTGGGCCGTCCCCATCATGCTGCGCCTGGCACTGCTCGAGAATCTGCGGCGCATGGCCGCCCGGGTGATGCGCGATGGCACGGACCGCAGCCTGGCGGCGCAATGGGCTGAGAACCTCAATCGCGCGGCGTCCGACACCCCGACCGAGGTGGTCCTGGTGGTGGCCGACATGGCCCGGTCCGAGCCGCCGTTGACCGGTGCGTTCATCGCCGAGCTTACCCGCTCGCTGCAGGGACGCGGCGGCGCGTGGGCGATGCCGGTCGCCTGGCTGGAACAGTGGGCCGCCGCGGCTGGACAGCGCATCGATGAACTGGTCGCCGCCGAGGGGCAGCAGCAGGCGGCCGACCAGGTCTCCATCGGCAACAGCATCGGCAGCCTGCGCTTCCTCTCTACCATGGACTGGCGCACGTTCGTCGAAGAGATGAGCGTGGTCGAGCAGCGGCTGCGGGAAGACCCCATGGGGGTCTATGCGCAGATGGATTTCGGCACACGCGACGCTTACCGCCATGTGGTGGAGAAGATCGCCCGCGGCAGCCGCGTCGCGGAAGAGCGCGTTGCCACGATTGCGCTGGACCTGGCACGGGCGGCTGCGCCGGTTGAGGGGCCGCGCACGCACGTAGGCTACTGGCTGGTCGGCGAAGGCCTGCCCGCCACCGTTGACGCCGTGGCCCAGGCAGCGCCGCGGCACCGCAAGGCACGGCAACTGGCGCATCGCGTACCGCTTGCGCTGTACCTGCTGCCGATCATCCTGCTGGCGGTGCTGGCCACGGGTGGCCTGCTGGCCACCGGCGTTGGCTCGGCGCCCGTCTGGCTGGCCGCGCTGCTCGGGCTGCTGGTGTTCAGTGAGCTGGGCATCGTCCTGGTGAACTGGACCGCGACAGTGCTGGTCACGCCCAGGCCACTGCCCAAGCTCGATTTCAGCGAAGGCATCCCGGCCGCCTGCGCCACGGTCGTCGCGGTTCCGTCCATGCTCTCCAGCATCGATGGAATCGACGTGCTGGTCGAAGCGCTGGAGGTCCGCTTCCAGGCCAACCGCGATCCCCAGCTGCGCTTTGTGCTGCTGACGGACTTCCTCGACGCCGCAGAAGCCGAGATGCCGACGGACCACACTCTGGTTGCACACGCGGTGGAGCGGATCGAGGAGTTGAACGCCCGCTACGCGTCCGAACGCGGCGATCGCTTCTACCTGCTGCATCGCCCCCGGCAATGGAATCCGGGCGAAGGGGTGTGGATGGGTCACGAGCGCAAACGCGGCAAGCTGGCAGCGCTCAATGCCCTGCTCCGCCACGGCGATGCGGCCGCGTTCATGCGCATCGTCGGTGACGCGGCTGCCCTGATCGGCGTCCGCTACGTCATCACCCTGGATTCGGATACGCAACTTCCGCGCGATGCGGCACGGGCGTTTGTCGCCACCCTGGCGCACCCGCTCAACCGCCCGCGCTTCGATCCGACACTGCAACGCGTCGTGGAGGGTTACGGCATCCTGCAGCCCAGCGTCGGCACCAGCCTGGGCACGCGCCGCACCTCGCGCTTTGCCAGGATGTTCGGCAGCGAGCCGGGCATCGATCCGTACACGCGCATGGTGTCGGACGTCTATCAGGACCTGTTCGACGAAGGCTCGTTCGTGGGCAAGGGCATCTATGACGTTGAAGCCTTCGAGCATGCGCTCGAGGGACGCCTGCCCGAGAACCGCATCCTCAGCCATGACCTGCTGGAAGGGTGCTATGCACGCGCTGGCCTGGTCAGCGATGTGCGCCTGTACGAGGATTACCCCGAACGTTACGTCGCCGACGCCAAGCGCCGTGCGCGCTGGATCCGCGGCGACTGGCAGCTGCTGCCGTGGTTGCTGCCGTGGACACCCCGCCCGGGCTCCGCATGGGAACGCAACCGGCTGAGCCTGCTGTCGCGTGGCAAGTTGCTGGACAATCTGCGCCGGAGCCTGGTGCCGGCCGCCGCCCTGGCCTTGCTGGTCGCAGGCTGGCTGTATGCCGAAAACCCGGCGGCATGGACGGCGTGGGTGCTCGCGCTGTGGTTCGCGCCGCCGCTGATCGGCATGCTGCGCGATGCCCTGAGCGTTCCGGATGACACATCGCTCGAGGCGCACTACATCATGGTCGGCCGTGGCACGCTGCAGTCGTTGCTGCGCGCGTCCACCCAGATCGCGTGCCTGCCTTACGAAGCACTGCTGGCCGGTGGCGCGATCCTGCGCACGCTCTGGCGCATGGCCGTCACCCGGCGCCACCTGCTGCAATGGAATCCCTCCAGCGAAGTCGAGCGCCGCCTCGGCGGCGACCGCGGCGCGGAATGGCGGGTGATGGCGCCGGGGTCGCTGCTGGCGCTCTTGCTGGTGGGGCTCGTGGCCAGCGTGCATCCGCAGGCACTGCCTGTCGCCCTGCCCTTGCTGCTGGCGTGGACCTTCGCGCCCGCATTGATGGCATGGCTGGGCCGACCGCCGGCCGCGAGCGTGGCCGAGCTTTCCGTGACGCAGCGGGCCTTCCTGGGCCGGCTGGCCCGGCGTACCTGGTCCTTCTTCCAGGCCTGGGTACGCGAGCAGGATCATTGGCTGCCGCCGGACAACATCCAGGAGCATCCCTCGCTGGTGGTGGCGCGGCGCACCTCGCCGACCAACATCGGCCTGTCCCTGTTGGCCAACCTGTCGGCGTGGGATTTCGGCTGGTTGCAGCAGGATGCGGTCGCCGAACGTACCGCTCTCACGTTCGATACGCTGGACAAGCTGCCGCGCCACCGCGGCCACTTCCTGAACTGGTATGACACCGAGACCCTGGCGCCGCTGCCGCCGCGCTATGTCTCCACCGTGGACAGCGGCAACCTTGCCGGCCACCTGCTGACGCTGCGCCAGGGCCTGCTCGCCCTGGTGGACGCGCCGGTGCTGGCGCCGCACACGTTCGATGGCCTGGCCGATACGCTGGGCGTGCTGGAAGAGGAACGCCAGCGCCATCGCCCCGACGACGCGCACGTGGGCCAGGCACTCAACCACCTTCGCCAGCGCCTGGCATCAACGCGTACCGACCGCCCACGTGGCACGGCCCCGCTGCTCGCCCGGTTGCAGGAGCTGGCCGGCCTGGCCGATGCCGTACTGGCACAGTGGCCGGCACCAGCATCGCCCGAACAGGGTGAGCTGCACTGGCCGGCCCTGTTCGCCGCCGAATGCCATGCTGCCCGGGCATCGCTCGCCGGCATCCCCTCCGACGCCAACGCAGCCGACGAGACGCCGGTACCCAGCCTGCGCCAGCTCGCCGAGCTGCCCGGCACGGTCGGCGCGGAGGCGCGCGCGCGCATCGAGCAGCTGCAGGCCCTCGCGCACCGCGCCGGGCAGTTCTCGCTGATGGAGTACGGGTTCCTGTTCTACCGTACCCGCAACCTGCTCTCGATCGGGTACAACGTCGACGACCACCGCCTCGACAACAGCTTCTACGACCTGCTGGCCTCCGAAGCGCGTCTGTGCGCCTTCGTCGCCATCGCCCAGGGCCAGCTGGCGCAGGAGAGCTGGTTCGCGCTCGGCCGCATGCTCACCGAGGTCAACGGCACCCCGACGCTGCTGTCATGGAGTGGCTCGATGTTCGAGTACCTCATGCCGCAGCTGGTGATGCCCAGCTATCCGGACACGCTGCTCGACCAGACCGCGCGGCATGCGGTGGAAGCGCAGATCGTCTACGGCCGTACGTTGAACCTGCCGTGGGGCGTGTCCGAATCCGGCTACAACGCCGTCGATGCACGCCTGAACTACCAGTACCGGGCGTTCGGCGTGCCCGGGCTGGGTCTCAAGCGCGGCCTGGGTCAGGATCGGGTCATCGCGCCCTATGCCAGCATGATGGCGCTGATGGTGGCGCCGGAGGCGGCGTGCCAGAACCTCCAGGCCATGGAGGAACTGGGCTTCTCCGGGCGCTTTGGCATGTACGAAGCAGTCGACTACACCCCCGCCCGCGTGCCACCGGGGCAGGATCACGTCCTGCTGCGTTCCTTCATGGCCCACCACCAGGGCATGGGCCTGCTGTCGCTGGATTACCTGTTGCGCGACCAGCCGATGCAGCGCCGCTTCGTGGCCGATGTCGAGTTCCAGGCCACCTTGTTGCTGCTGCAGGAGCGCATACCGCGCATCGGCGTGTTCCATCCCCATGAGGTGGAAGCCCTGGGCGAGCACTCGGCCATGGCCGAGCGCGAGACGGCCCTGCGCGTCCTGCGCGACCCGGGTGGCCCGCGCCCGGAGGTGCAGCTGCTCTCCAACGGGCGCTACCACGGCATGCTGACCCATGCCGGCGGCGGCTACAGCCGCCATGGCGACCTCTCGCTCACCCGTTGGCGCGAAGACGGCACCACCGATGCCTGGGGGTCGTTCTGCTACCTGCGCGACGTGGACAGCGGCGAGTTCTGGTCTGCCGCCTATCAGCCCACCTGCGTGCCGGTGGACAATTACGAGGCGATCTTCTCTGACGCCAAGGCTGAATTCCGCGGTGCGCGCCGCGGTTGCGAGAGCCACCTGCAGGTGGCCATCTCCGCCGAGGACGACATCGAGCTCAGGCGCCTGCGCCTGACCAACCGCAGCCGTCGCCAGCGCACGGTTGAGATCACCACCTACGCCGAAGTGGTGCTGGCACCTGCAGCCTCCGACGACGCACACCCGGCCTTCAGCAATCTCTTCGTCCAGAGCGAGATCCTGGCTGCCAAGCAGGCCCTGCTATGCACGCGCCGCCCACGTTCGCACGACGAAGTGCCGCCGTGGATGTTCCATCTGGTTGCGGTGCATGACGCAGAGGTAGTGTCGATCTCCTACGAAACCGACCGTGCGCGCTTCCTGGGTCGTGGCAACACGCCGCGGACGCCGCAGGCCTTGACCATCGATACCGACCTCTCCGGTACGGACGGCTCGGTGCTCGACCCGATCGTGGCCATCCGCGTCCGCGTCGTGCTTGAGCCCGAACAGACCGTCCAGCTGGACATGGTGTATGGCATCGGCGCCGACCGCGCCGGTTGCGAGGCACTCGTAGACAAATACCGTGATCGCCGGCTGGCCGACCGCGTCTTCGATCTGGCCTGGACGCACAGCCAGGTGGTGCGCCGGCAGATCAATGCGAGCCAGGCCGAGGCGTCGCTGTACGAGCGCCTGGCCAGCCACGTGTTGTATTCCAATGCGCTGCTGCGCGCAGGTGCCGGCGTCCTGCAGCAGAACCAGCGAGGCCAATCCGGGCTGTGGGGGCATGCCATCTCGGGCGATCTGCCGATCGTGCTGCTCAAGGTCACCGACGCGGAGAACGTGGAACTGGTCAGGCAACTGGTGCAGGCCCATGCCTATTGGCGCCAGAAGGGGCTCAACACCGACCTGGTGATCTGGAACGACAGCAAGGCCGGCTATCGCCAGGAACTGCAGGACCAGATTCTGGGCATGGTCGCCGCCAGCTCGGAGACCGGCCTGCTCGATCGCCCTGGCGGCATCTTCGTACGGCCCGTGCAGAACATGAGTCACGAAGACCGCGTTCTGTTGCAGGCGGTGGCACGGGTGGTGATCAGCGACGAGGACGGTACGCTGGTCGCCCAGGTGGGACGCCAGCCCCTGCCCGTCCGCCGGATCCCGGCCCTGGTGCCACAGGTGGAGCAGCAGGAGCTGACACTGTCGATGGACGCAACGCCCGGGCTGCCGGTGGTTGCCGACCTCGGACCCGAACCCGGCATGCCGCCGGGCGCCGGGCACGACGAAGAGCTGGACGACCCGTGGCCCTTCCTTCCGTACCGCGGCACCGGCCGATTCGACAACGGAACCGGTAGCTTCAGCGAGGACGGCCGCGAATACGTCGTGGTGGTGCGCGAAGGTGCCCCGACGCCCGCGCCCTGGGCCAACGTGATCGCCAACGCCCGCCTGGGCACCGTCGTCAGCGAGAGCGCACCGGGCTACACGTGGTTCGAGAACGCACACGAATTCCGTCTGACGCCCTGGCTCAACGATCCGGTGTCCGACACCGGCGGTGAAGCCTTCTACGTGCGCGACGAGGTCACCGGCCGCGTCTGGTCGCCGATGCCGCTCCCGTGCCGGGGCACCGGCGCGTACCGTACGCGCCATGGATTCGGCTACACGGTCTATGAGCATATCGAGGACGGCATCGTCAGCGAGTTGTGGGTATTCGTCGACGTGACCGCCCCACTGAAGTTCTCGGTCCTGCGGTTGCACAACCTGTCGGGCAGGACACGGCGGCTGTCGGCCATCGGCTACGTTGAGTGGGTCATGGGTGACCTGCGTCCGAAATCACGCATGCATGTGCTCACCGAACGCGACCCGCAAAGCGGCGCGCTGCTGGCGCGCAACACCTACAACACCGACTTCGGCGGCCGCATGGCCTTCTTCGACACCGATGCCGAGGGCTGTGGCTGGACCTGTGATCGCCTGGAGTTCATCGGGCGCAACGGCGGCCTGCACGCGCCGGCCGCGCTGCGGCGCGAACGTCTGGATGGACGGATCGGCGCGGGCCTGGATCCCTGCGCGGCGATCCAGGTGCCACTGGAACTGGCACCGGGTGACCGCAGTGAAACGACTTTCCGCCTCGGCGCGGGGCGCGACCGCGAGGAAACGCTCGCGCTGGCACGAAGCCGCCAGGGCAATCATGAGGCCATCGATGCGCTGGACGCGGTGCGCATCCACTGGCGCAATGTGCTGGCCACGGTGCAGGTACGTACGCCGGACCCGGCGCTGGACGCACTGGCCAATGGCTGGCTCGTGTATCAGACCCTGGGCTGCCGCTACCTGGCGCGCAGTGGGTACTACCAGTCGGGCGGCGCGTTCGGCTTCCGCGACCAGCTGCAGGACGCGCTGGCCCTGATCCACACGCGCCCGGACCTGACCCGCGAGCACCTGCTGCTTTGCGCGGCACACCAGTTCGCCGAAGGCGATGTGATGCACTGGTGGCACCCCCCGCAAGGTCGCGGCGTGCGTACCCGCTGCTCCGACGATTACCTCTGGCTGCCCCAGGGCGCATGCCGCTACCTGGAGGTCACCGGCGACGCCAGCGTGCTGGACGAAGTGGTCGGTTTCATCGAAGGGCGCGCGGTGACCCCGGAAGAGGAAGGGTATTACGACATGCCGACCCCATCGGTGCAGCGCGGCACGCTGTATGCGCACTGCATCGTCGCGCTCGAGCGCGGTTGCCGCTTGCTGGGCGAGCGCGGCCTTCCGCTGATGGGAACCGGCGACTGGAACGACGGCATGAACCGCGTCGGCGACCAGCAGCGCGGTGAAAGTGTGTGGCTGGGATTCTTCCTGCATGACACGCTGCGCCGCTTCATCGTGCTGGCGAACGCGCGCGGCGATGACGCCCGTGCGCAGTGGTGCCAGGAGCAGGCCGACCGCCTGCGCCAGAACCTGGAACACCACGCCTGGGATGGGGCATGGTATCGCCGCGCCTGGTTCGATAACGGCGCCACCTTGGGCTCGTCACAGAACGACGAGTGCCGCATCGATTCCATCTCGCAGAGCTGGTCGGTGCTGTCAGGCGTCGCCGCGCCGGAGCGCGCCTCGCAGGCGCTGGATTCGCTGTACACGCACTTGGTGCGCAAGGACGCCAAGCTGATCCAGCTCCTCGATCCGCCCTTCGACCAGACCCCGGAAGACCCCGGTTACATCCGGGGTTACGTACCGGGGGTGCGCGAGAATGGCGGCCAGTACACCCACGCAGCCGTGTGGGCGGCGATGGCATTCGCGCAGCAGGGAGATGCGGTGCGTGCCTGGGAGCTGGCCGGCATGATCAATCCCCTCAACCACACGCTGGACCCGGCGGCGGTCCAGACCTACCGCGTCGAACCTTACGTATTGGCCGCCGATGTATACGCCGTGTCGCCGCACGTCGGCCGCGGCGGCTGGACGTGGTACACCGGGTCGGCCGGTTGGATGTACCGCCTGCTGGTGGAATCCCTGCTTGGCATCCGTCGCGAAGGCGATCGTCTGTCGCTGGCGCCGTGCCTGCCCGATCATTGGCCGTCATTCGAACTGAGCTACCGCTTCGGCCGCAGCCTGTATGAGTTCGAGGTGACCCGCACGGCGCAGGGTGAGCCCACCCTGCATGTGGATGGCGTCCTGCAGCCGGACCTCACCGTCCTGCTCCGCGACGACGGCCATTACTACCGCGTCGTGCTCGACCTGGGCGCGCCCCCGGGATGA